The Hymenobacter swuensis DY53 genome includes the window ATACAGCTTGTTGTCTTCACCCAGCAGCAGGGTCAGGGCGTTGGATTCTTTGATTGCCGGGGGCTCCGGATCATCAGCTTTCGGCTTCACTGGCATAGCCACTTCCATTACGGTGGGCTTGCTGAAGGTGGTCGTGAGCATGAAAAAGGTGAGCAGCAGGAAGGCCAAGTCTACCATCGGGGTCATGTCGATTTTGGTCGACATCTTTTTGGCCCGTTTCTTCCCGCCTTTACCGGAATCACCTCCTGATTGTTGTATTTCTGCCATGTCTGTGCGGATTACTTACCGGCTACTGGTTTGGTTTCCAGGTCGGTAATGAGGTTGAACCGGTTAATGTTCTTCTCCTGCATCAGCTTGATGACTTTCCTCACCGTTGGCACATCCGTCTTGCCGTCGCCTTTAATGGCTACGTAAGGGGCTTTGCCATAGGCCGATTTGCGGCTCAGCGCCTGAGCAGTCTGTACCCACTCAATGAACTGGTTGTTGGTGGAGTCAGCGGGAATACCTTCCTGCTTCACCAACTTGCGCTGCTCGCTGTCAAGGCTAAGCAGAGCAGGCAGTTTCTCGATTGGGGTACCAAAGCTCGATGCTACGCCTTTGAAAGCCTGAATTTGAGAGGGCGTAAAGCTTACTCCGTATTTGGCTCCCACCTGCGTCAGCAAGTCGGACTTGATAGCGTCGTCATCCACGCCGAAAAACACGCGTTTCTGGTCGTCAACCGCAATAGTAATTACGTGTGACTCCGGCAAGCGAATTTCCGAAGTGGAGGTAGGCGTATCCACCACCACTGCCTCTTCCGGGGCAAACTTGGTGGTGAGCATGAAGAAAGTCACCAGCAGGAAGGCCAAGTCCACCATCGGGGTCATATCCAACGACGGCGATGTTCTATGAGGCTTTACTTTGGGCATTGCTGGTGTCGTTTAGTAGCGTTATTCAGAAACGATGTAACCTCTGCTTTAGTGCATTAGCGCACTAAAAATTAAGCAGGGTGGCTGTGGTCGGTTTCGCCGTGCTGAGCAGCGAAGGTCTGAATGATGCTGAAGCCAGCTTCGTCGATGCTGTAGGTCAGCTCGTCAATTTTGCTGGTGAAGAAGTTGTAAGCTACGATGGCCAGAGCCGACGTACCGATACCCAGTGCCGTGTTGATCAGAGCTTCCGAGATACCGTTAGCCAGACCTACTGCGTCAGGAGCACCACCCTGTGCCAGAGCCGAGAAGGCCTTGATCATACCCAGTACCGTACCGATCAGACCGGTCAGCGTAGCTACCGAAGCCAGGGTCGAGATGATAACGAGGTTTTTCTCTAGCATCGGCAGCTCCAGAGCCGTCGATTCTTCGATTTCCTTCTGGATGGCCAGTACTTTCTGGTCTTTCTCCATGTTGCGCTCACGGGACATCTCCTGGTATTTCACCAGACCGGCACGTACTACATTGGCTACTGAGCCTTTCTGCTGGTCACAGGTAGCAATAGCACCCGTAATGTCGTTCACGTTCAGTTTCTGACGGATGGTACGTACGAAGGTTTCGATGCTTTTCGAACCTTTGGCACGGCTGATGGTCAGGGCACGCTCAATCGAGAAGATGAACACGCACAGGAACATGGTCATCAGGACCGGTACTACCGGACCACCTTTGTACACTACACCGAAATAGTCACCGGCGAGGGGGTTGTTGTCGTGGTTACCACCCTGGAAGTGGCTACCGTCGCCCAAGATGAAGATGAAGATCAGTACGCTGACAATAAACGCCGCCAAGATGGCGATAACGGCAAACGAGGATGAACCACCGCCCTTGGACTCGCCCTTAGGCGCGGCAGCAGCGGCGGGCCGGGCCGCAGGCTTGTTCATGGCATTCTTTTGTTCCATTGTTCCGGAGAATTAGTGGGTTGTTGGTGAAAGGTTGAACGTACGGGTAAAAAAAAGAAAAATGCTTGGCTGCTTGTTAACGAGTAAACTTTGCTCACCCACACGCTGCATTGGGTGCCCGGAGGCAAGCAGCGTGGGTCTGCTCGTGTGCGAAGTCCCTCCTGGAAACAGGGGTAGCCTTGGCAAACCTAAATAAAAAACCTGAGTGCCGCCAAATGAAAAATGGGTTTAAACGCTTTAAACCGATGTGGACCTCAAAAAAAGGCTATTTTTATTGCGTTCTTTCACTGTTGCCGCCGGGTAGCCTTTTCGCTTGCTCCCAGTAAACGTCCATCTGGGCCAGCGTGAGCTCGTGTAGCTGGTGGCCATCCTGCGCCGCTTGCGTTTCTAGATACTGAAAGCGGTGAATGAACTTCCGGTTGGTGCGCTCCAACGCTTCCTCCGGATTGATGCCCGCGTGCCGAGCAAAGTTAATGAGCGAGAATAGTAGGTCGCCAAATTCGGCTGCCGCCCGCTCCTGGTTGATTTCCGTAGCCGGAAGGCCGGAAAACTCCGCTCCGAACTCCGAAAGTTCTTCTTGCACCTTTTCCCAGACCTGCTCCGGCTGCTCCCAATCGAAGCCGGCCCCGCGTGCTTTTTCCTGAATGCGCATAGCCTTCACCAGCGCCGGTAACGACGAGGGTACGCCACCCAGAACGGAAGAGTTGCCTTTCTCCTGAAGTTTCAACTGTTCCCAATTGCGCTTCACGGTTTCCTCATCCTCGGCTTTCACATCGCCATAAATGTGCGGGTGCCGGAAGATGAGCTTCTCACACTGCGCGTTAAGCGCGTCGGCAATGTCGAAGGCACCCTGCTCACTAGCTATTTTGGCGTAAAAGGTCAGATGCAGCATCACGTCGCCGAGTTCCTTCTTCAGGTCGGGCAGATCGTGGCGAATGATGGCGTCACTGAGCTCGTAGGTTTCCTCAATTGTGAGGTGGCGCAGGCTTTCCAAGGTCTGCTTCCGGTCCCAGGGGCACTCGGCACGCAGCCGGTCCAGTACATCGAGCAGGCGACCGAAGGCTTCCAGTTGAGCTGGCCGGCGGGCAGCGGTGTTATATTCCATTAGGCCAAATATACAACGGCTTACGGCTTTTGTGGTAGCTACACGAATAGGATTAGGCCGGGCTTCATCCAGACGGGTAGATTCTTTCGTAGGGAAAGCAGGACAGGTTGGCTACTTTTGCGGCCTCATTTCGCCGACTCTCGCACTTTCAACATAGCACAACATACTGTGGCACTGATCAAATCAATTTCGGGCATCCGGGGTACCATTGGGGGCAAGGCCGGCGACGGTCTGACGCCTATCGATGTGGTGAAATACGCCGCTGCTTTCGGTACCTGGGTTCTGCAGCAAACCAATAACAATACTATCGTTATCGGCCGCGACGCCCGTCTGTCGGGCGACATGGTGAGCCGGCTGGTAGCCGCCACGCTGCAAGGCCTGGGCATTCACGTTATCGACCTGGGCCTGAGCACGACGCCCACCGTGGAAATGGCCGTGCCGGCCAAAAATGCGGGCGGCGGCATCATTCTCACGGCTTCGCACAACCCCAAGCAGTGGAACGCGCTGAAGCTGCTCAACAACAAAGGCGAGTTTATTTCGGACACCGACGGGCAGCTGGTGCTGGCGCTGGGTGATTCGGAGGCCTTCGACTTTGCGCCCGTAACCAAGCTGGGTTCCTACACCACCGATGACACGTTCCTGCAGGAACACATCAATACCATTCTGGCCCTGCCGCTGGTGGATAAAGCTGCCATCAAAGCCAAGAATTTCCGGGTAGTAGTGGACGCCGTGAACTCCTGCGGTGGGTTTGCCGTGCCGATGCTGCTGGAACAATTGGGCGTGGAAATCATCGAAAAGCTGTTCTGTGAGCCGACCGGTGATTTCGCCCACAACCCAGAGCCGCTGCCCGAAAACCTGCGCGAAATTGCCAAGACAATGGAAAAAGGCTCCTTCGACCTCGGCATTGTGGTGGACCCCGACGTGGACCGCCTGGCGCTGGTAAACGAGGACGGCACCATGTTCGGCGAGGAATACACGCTGGTAGCCGTGGCCGATTACGTGCTGCAGCAGAACGGCGGCGGTAATACCGTGAGCAACCTCAGCAGCACCCGCGCGTTGCGCGACGTAACCGAGAAACAAGGTGGGCAATACGCTGCCGCTGCTGTGGGTGAGGTGAACGTGGTGAATAAGATGAAGGAAACCAACGCCATCATCGGGGGCGAGGGCAACGGGGGCATCATTTACCCCGAGCTGCACTACGGCCGCGACTCGTTGGTGGGCATTGCGTTGTTCCTGAGTCATCTGGCCAAAACTGGCCTGACTATGACGCGCCTGCGGGCCTCGTACCCGAACTACTTTATCTCGAAAAACAAGATTGAGCTGACGCCCGAAATCAATACCGATCAGGTGCTGGTGGAAATGGAGAAACGTTACGCCAAGCAGCCGGTAAATACCATCGACGGCGTGAAAATTGAGTTTGACAAAGAGTGGGTGCACCTGCGCAAGTCGAACACCGAGCCGATTATCCGCATCTACGCCGAGTCGGACTCCAACGCCACGGCCGACCATCTGGCCAATAAAATCATCGGCGACATCAAGGAGATTATCAGCAAATAGCGGCTGTAGCGCTACTTTTAGTACGAGAAGTGAGTTGTTTGCCAGGGCCCTACGGGGCCGGGGCAGATGGCTCACTTCTCCGCTTTTAGGCAGGCTTATGGCGGCGCAGCCCACCGGAATCCGCTATTTTTGCGGCACCATTTCCTTTCCATTGGTTTTCACCGCTTTTCGCCCTGCTCATGAACGTGTATTTCGATAACGCCGCTACCACGCCGCTGGACCCCGAAGTGCTGGATGCCATGCTGCCGTTTCTGCAAAACCACTTCGGCAACCCCAGCAGCATCCACGGCCACGGCCGGCAGGTGCGGGCGGCCATCGAAAATGCCCGGAAAACCATTGCGCACCTGATCAATGCCGCCCCGGCCGAAATCGTGTTTACATCCTGCGGTACCGAGGCCGATAATTATGCCGCCTTCGGGAGCGTATCCACGCTGGGCCTTACCCATGGCATTACCTCCGCGCTGGAGCACCATGCCGTGCTACACACCATGCAGGCGCTGGAAAAGCAGGGCATGCAGTTGAGCTACCTCCGGCACGATGCCCAGGGCCGCCTCGACCTGGCCCATCTGGAAGAGTTGCTGGCTACGCACCCGCGCACGTTTGTGAGCCTGATGCACGCCAACAACGAAATCGGCAACCTCAACGATATTGCTGCCATCGGTGATATCTGCGCGCAGCACAATGCCGTGTTCCACACCGATACGGTGCAGACGATGGGGCACTATAAGCACGATGTGCAGCAGCTGAAAGCCAACTTTCTGGTGGGGTCCGCGCATAAATTTCACGGTCCGAAAGGCGTGGGGTTCCTGTACCGCCGCTCGGGCCAGACGGTAAATGCCCTCATCCACGGTGGCTCGCAGGAGCGCAACCAGCGCGCCGGCACCGAAAACGTGTACGGCATTGTGGGGCTGGCGAAGGCCCTGGAAATTGCCTACCGCGACATGGCCGCGCATCAGCAGCACATTCAGGGCCTCAAAGACCGGTTTATGGCGAAGCTGCGCGCCGAAATTGACGGGGTAGAATTCAACGGCACCTCAGCCGAATCCGACCAGAGCCTGTACACGGTGCTGAGCGTGAGCCTGCCACCCTCTGACCTGAACGAGATGCTGCTGTTCAACCTCGACATCAACCACATATCCTGTTCGGGCGGCTCGGCTTGTACCAGCGGTGCCAACGCCGGCTCGCACGTGCTCAACGCGCTGGGCTGCGACCCGAACCGGGGCACCATCCGCTTCTCCATGAGCAAGTACAACACGGCGGAGGAAGTTGATTACGCCGTAACGCAGCTGGCCAAAATGTACCGCAAGGAGCCGCTGAAAGTATAGCCGGAATTCCAAAAAAACGTCGGTGCCCCGTCTTGCTTGCAAGGCGGGGCACCGACGTTTTTTGATTTGCCGATACGGGGAGCCCGCATCATATTGCAGTCTGCCCGCGTAAGGCACCTTCAACTACTTCCTGCATCCCGCTTCTATGGCCGACATCAACATTCAACGCAAGAAATCAACTCCCAGCCGCTGGCTGATTCTGCTGCTGGTGCTGGCCGCGCTGGCCGTGGCGGCTTACTTCCTTTTCCGGGCCGAAACCGCGCCGCCTACCGATGTGCCCGCCCCGGCCGGCTCCGGCATACCCGCCCCGCCAGATAGTACCACCGGCGCCGAAACCGGCCCCCGTCCGGCCACCGATGCCGTAGCCGACCTGGCCGCTGCCCCGGCCACGCCGGAGGTGCTGGCGGCCTTCGCCCAGGGCGATGCTGCCCAGCCTACGTATGGCCGCGAGGGGCTGCGCCTGCTGGCGGCCAACCTGGTAAGCCTGGCCGACCGGGACGACCTGCGCCGGCCCGCCATCCAGACCCGCCGCGACGACCTGACCAGTGCTATTAGCCGCCTGGATGAGGCCGGTACCAGCCTGCGCCCCGGCTATGTGGCTGCCGCGGCATTGGCTCAGGCTATGCAGCAGCAGAGCTATCCGGCGCTTGAAACGGAAGCCCGCGAACTGTCGGCTTTGGCTGGGAGTCTGAGTGGGCGTACTACCACGGCCGCCGAGCAGCAGCAGGTGCAGGACTACTTCACGCGGGCGGCGCGCCTTGCCCGGGCGCTCAACGAACCGCCCCAGTAAGCGTACCTGGCCTTTATTCTCTGCTTTTTCTTTGCTTCTATGGAACCCTCCACCGACCCCATTCCCTCCAGCCAGGGCCGGCACCTGCGCCGCCTGCGCGACCTAACCGAGTTTGAAGTAGCCGACGGCAACCCCGATGTGCGCGGCTGGGCCGTGCGCGGGGCCGACGGTCAGCAATTCGGTCAGGTGTTTGAGTTGATTGTGGATGCCGATGCTCTGAAGGTGCGCTATCTTGATATCGAACTGGACGAAAGCCTCAACATCAACGAGCGGGACCGGCATATTCTGCTGCCCATTGGAGTAGCTGCTCTCGACGAAGAAGCCGACAACGTATTTGTGCCTTCGCTCACGGCCCGGAGCGTGCTGGAGTATCCGCCCTACGTCGAAATTCAGATTACCCGGGAGTACGAGCAGGCCATGCTACGCGCCCTCAACCTGCCCCTGGCCGAAACCACCGAACCGGACTTCTACAACCAGCCCGGCTACGATGGCTCCCGCTTCTACCAGCGCCGGCTTCGGTAACAAGTCAACGGGATAAAGTCAAAGCCCAGCTGTCAGCCTGAGCCTGCGAAGGACCTTATTCCAATTGGACGGAAATCGTAATAACGACTCGTGCCAACATGATAAGGTCCTTCGCAGGCTCAGGCTGACAGCCGGGCTTTGACTTTTGACTTTACACCTTTGACTTCAAAAAGCCTAGTGCTGGCGCAGCATGTCGGCTACGGTTTCTACCCATTGCGGGTGGGTGTTGAGGCTGGGTACCAACTGCCAATGCTCTCCGCCGGCTTCCTCAAATAGCTCCTTAAATTCCTCGCCTACCTCAATGGTCGTTTCCAGGCAGTCGGCCACGAAG containing:
- the mazG gene encoding nucleoside triphosphate pyrophosphohydrolase, whose translation is MEYNTAARRPAQLEAFGRLLDVLDRLRAECPWDRKQTLESLRHLTIEETYELSDAIIRHDLPDLKKELGDVMLHLTFYAKIASEQGAFDIADALNAQCEKLIFRHPHIYGDVKAEDEETVKRNWEQLKLQEKGNSSVLGGVPSSLPALVKAMRIQEKARGAGFDWEQPEQVWEKVQEELSEFGAEFSGLPATEINQERAAAEFGDLLFSLINFARHAGINPEEALERTNRKFIHRFQYLETQAAQDGHQLHELTLAQMDVYWEQAKRLPGGNSERTQ
- a CDS encoding ExbD/TolR family protein — encoded protein: MPKVKPHRTSPSLDMTPMVDLAFLLVTFFMLTTKFAPEEAVVVDTPTSTSEIRLPESHVITIAVDDQKRVFFGVDDDAIKSDLLTQVGAKYGVSFTPSQIQAFKGVASSFGTPIEKLPALLSLDSEQRKLVKQEGIPADSTNNQFIEWVQTAQALSRKSAYGKAPYVAIKGDGKTDVPTVRKVIKLMQEKNINRFNLITDLETKPVAGK
- a CDS encoding PRC-barrel domain-containing protein, with the translated sequence MEPSTDPIPSSQGRHLRRLRDLTEFEVADGNPDVRGWAVRGADGQQFGQVFELIVDADALKVRYLDIELDESLNINERDRHILLPIGVAALDEEADNVFVPSLTARSVLEYPPYVEIQITREYEQAMLRALNLPLAETTEPDFYNQPGYDGSRFYQRRLR
- a CDS encoding MotA/TolQ/ExbB proton channel family protein, giving the protein MNKPAARPAAAAAPKGESKGGGSSSFAVIAILAAFIVSVLIFIFILGDGSHFQGGNHDNNPLAGDYFGVVYKGGPVVPVLMTMFLCVFIFSIERALTISRAKGSKSIETFVRTIRQKLNVNDITGAIATCDQQKGSVANVVRAGLVKYQEMSRERNMEKDQKVLAIQKEIEESTALELPMLEKNLVIISTLASVATLTGLIGTVLGMIKAFSALAQGGAPDAVGLANGISEALINTALGIGTSALAIVAYNFFTSKIDELTYSIDEAGFSIIQTFAAQHGETDHSHPA
- the glmM gene encoding phosphoglucosamine mutase — protein: MALIKSISGIRGTIGGKAGDGLTPIDVVKYAAAFGTWVLQQTNNNTIVIGRDARLSGDMVSRLVAATLQGLGIHVIDLGLSTTPTVEMAVPAKNAGGGIILTASHNPKQWNALKLLNNKGEFISDTDGQLVLALGDSEAFDFAPVTKLGSYTTDDTFLQEHINTILALPLVDKAAIKAKNFRVVVDAVNSCGGFAVPMLLEQLGVEIIEKLFCEPTGDFAHNPEPLPENLREIAKTMEKGSFDLGIVVDPDVDRLALVNEDGTMFGEEYTLVAVADYVLQQNGGGNTVSNLSSTRALRDVTEKQGGQYAAAAVGEVNVVNKMKETNAIIGGEGNGGIIYPELHYGRDSLVGIALFLSHLAKTGLTMTRLRASYPNYFISKNKIELTPEINTDQVLVEMEKRYAKQPVNTIDGVKIEFDKEWVHLRKSNTEPIIRIYAESDSNATADHLANKIIGDIKEIISK
- a CDS encoding cysteine desulfurase family protein, with the protein product MNVYFDNAATTPLDPEVLDAMLPFLQNHFGNPSSIHGHGRQVRAAIENARKTIAHLINAAPAEIVFTSCGTEADNYAAFGSVSTLGLTHGITSALEHHAVLHTMQALEKQGMQLSYLRHDAQGRLDLAHLEELLATHPRTFVSLMHANNEIGNLNDIAAIGDICAQHNAVFHTDTVQTMGHYKHDVQQLKANFLVGSAHKFHGPKGVGFLYRRSGQTVNALIHGGSQERNQRAGTENVYGIVGLAKALEIAYRDMAAHQQHIQGLKDRFMAKLRAEIDGVEFNGTSAESDQSLYTVLSVSLPPSDLNEMLLFNLDINHISCSGGSACTSGANAGSHVLNALGCDPNRGTIRFSMSKYNTAEEVDYAVTQLAKMYRKEPLKV